One Pseudorasbora parva isolate DD20220531a chromosome 8, ASM2467924v1, whole genome shotgun sequence DNA window includes the following coding sequences:
- the LOC137084059 gene encoding fap1 adhesin-like isoform X1 — MEGTTSRLLSFSLALLSLCVCSHIGSVSGFVRSGYPIYYGAGTGFPMQADVKPRSSYSSWYGIKVPSPISPQSSMELTSSAEEVKGGYTSVSYSPQNGSSGFGPVTDLYKPGSDSDARSQLHGSLSLAGSGSLVSGSVATAVGPSMSSESLPEPAKLHYQTAEQPVVHSNESVASSSQQLLQNGSQSSGPLVQVRYQAATHPIIKPQRSRLQFGANLLSDTRPVHFPSATYVKALQQINETSQPNYQLGQVSYGSGLVPLLSGQQLVQSGYGSMVPPNDVQQAQALNQLVAQPSIQLSRQASSQNSEQVISNSMEQSSGLPLAQVSSQSVDQSSTQQPAQDSSQSVSQPSGLLLLQGSSQPVDQSSTQQPVQASSQSVDLSSTQQPAQDSSQSVSQPIGLLLVQGSSQPVDQSNTHQPAQASSQSVVQSGSLSSAQVRYQYVSQPSGLLPAQARYQSVFKPSGLTLAQARYQSISQPSGMLSAQTHYQSVDQPSVLQPAQARYQSVFKPSGLKFAQARYQSISQPSGLLSAQTRYQSVDQPSGLKLAEARYQSISQPSSLQSAQARYQSISQPSGLLSAQTRYQSVDQPSGLKLAEARYQSISQPSGLLSAHTRYQSVDQPSSLKLAQARYQYVSRPSGLLSAKARYQSVSKPSGLLLVQGSSQSVDQSSTQQPAQASSQPVDHSSTQPAQDSSQSVVQSGSLSSAQAQYQSVDQPSGLLLAQDSSQSVDQSNTQQPDQASSQSVDQSSTQQPAQDSSQSEVQSGSLSSAQAPYQYVSQPSGPLLEVSSQPLDQSITQQPAQDSSQSVSQPSGLLLVEVSSHPLDQSITQQPAQDSSLSVSQPSGMLLVQGSSQSVDQSSTQQPTQASSQPVDQSSTQPAQASSQSVIQSGSLSSDQAPYQYVSKPSGLLSAQTHYQSVDQPSVLLSAQARYQAVSKPSGLKLPQVRYQSISLPSSLQSAQARYQSISQPSGLKVAQASSPSVYQSKPQQTALASFQSVAHSGSLSSAQAPYQYVSKPSGLLSAQARYQSVSKPSGLKLPQVRYQSISQPSGLQSAQARYQSISQPSSLQSAQARYQSLSQPSGLKVAQASSLSVDQSKPQQPAQVSTQSVVQSGSLSSAQARNQYVSQPSGLQSAQTRYQSVDQPSGLKLAEARYQSISQPSGLKVAQASSLSVDQSEPQQPAQASSQSVVQSGSLSSAQARNQYVSQPSGLQSAQARYQSISQPSSLQSSQARYQSLSQPSGLKLAQATSQFVDQSNMQQQAHVRYQSVSKPSGLKVAQASSLSVDQSKPQQPAQASSQSVVHSGSLSSAQARYQSLSQPSGLKLAQATSQFVDQSNMQQTAQVRYQSVVQSGSLPSAHARYQSVFRSPGFHVFPIPEQSSLGSKPLGQPSNVPLHAMSLQSVQPDFQDLTPLQTTQNQRLSPGILRLLQQVKS, encoded by the exons ATGGAGGGTACCACTAGCCGACTATTAAG TTTTTCTCTGGCACTTCTCAGTCTTTGTGTCTGTAGCCATATTGGAAGTG TTAGTGGCTTTGTCAGGAGTGGCTATCCCATATACTATGGGGCTGGTACTGGTTTTCCCATGCAGGCTGATGTGAAACCACGAAGTTCCTACAGTTCCTGGTATGGCATTAAAGTACCAAGTCCCATTAGTCCTCAAAGTTCCATGGAATTAACTTCTAGTGCTGAAGAAGTTAAGGGTGGTTATACCAGTGTAAGCTATAGTCCTCAAAATGGCTCTTCTGGTTTTGGACCAGTGACTGATTTATATAAGCCTGGTTCTGACTCTGATGCTAGAAGCCAACTTCATGGATCTCTATCTTTGGCTGGTAGTGGCAGTCTTGTTTCTGGTTCTGTGGCCACTGCAGTGGGCCCAAGTATGAGCAGTGAGTCTCTACCCGAGCCAGCAAAGCTCCACTATCAAACTGCAGAACAGCCTGTAGTACACAGTAATGAGTCTGTGGCATCTAGCAGCCAGCAACTATTGCAGAACGGTTCCCAGTCCAGTGGTCCATTAGTGCAAGTCCGCTACCAGGCTGCAACGCATCCCATTATAAAGCCTCAGAGAAGTAGACTTCAATTTGGTGCCAACTTGCTTTCTGATACCAGGCCAGTCCATTTTCCAAGTGCTACCTATGTCAAGGCTTTGCAGCAAATAAATGAGACCTCACAACCCAACTATCAATTAGGACAAGTCAGTTATGGGTCTGGACTTGTGCCATTGCTCAGTGGCCAGCAACTAGTGCAGTCAGGCTATGGTTCCATGGTTCCGCCCAATGATGTGCAACAAGCACAGGCACTAAACCAACTTGTGGCTCAGCCCAGCATCCAACTATCACGTCAAGCAAGCAGCCAGAACTCTGAGCAAGTTATTTCAAACTCCATGGAACAGTCCAGTGGCCTACCTCTAGCACAAGTCAGCTCCCAGTCTGTGGATCAGTCTAGCACCCAACAACCAGCCCAAGACAGCTCACAATCTGtgtcccagcccagtggcctgctgcTATTACAAGGCAGCTCACAGCCTGTGGACCAGTCCAGCACCCAACAACCAGTCCAAGCCAGCTCCCAGTCTGTGGATCTGTCTAGCACCCAACAACCAGCCCAAGACAGCTCACAATCTGTGTCCCAGCCCATTGGCCTGCTGCTAGTACAAGGCAGCTCACAGCCTGTGGACCAGTCCAACACCCACCAACCAGCCCAAGCCAGCTCACAATCTGTGGTCCAGTCAGGTAGCCTGTCGTCAGCCCAAGTCCGTTACCAGTATGTGTCCCAGCCCAGTGGCTTGCTGCCAGCACAAGCCCGCTACCAGTCTGTATTTAAGCCCAGTGGCCTGACGCTTGCACAAGCCCGTTACCAGTCCATATCCCAGCCCAGTGGCATGCTGTCAGCACAAACCCATTACCAGTCTGTGGACCAGCCCAGTGTCTTGCAGCCAGCACAAGCCCGCTACCAGTCTGTGTTTAAGCCCAGTGGCCTGAAGTTTGCACAAGCCCGTTACCAGTCCAtatcccagcccagtggcctgctgtCAGCACAAACCCGTTACCAGTCTGTGgaccagcccagtggcctgaagCTTGCAGAAGCCCGTTACCAGTCCATATCTCAGCCCAGCAGTCTGCAGTCAGCACAAGCCCGTTACCAGTCCAtatcccagcccagtggcctgctgtCAGCACAAACCCGTTACCAGTCTGTGgaccagcccagtggcctgaagCTTGCAGAAGCCCGTTACCAGTCCATATCCCAGCCGAGTGGCCTGCTGTCAGCACATACCCGTTACCAGTCTGTGGACCAGCCCAGTAGCCTGAAGCTGGCACAAGCTCGTTACCAGTATGTGTCTCGGCCCAGTGGCTTGCTGTCAGCAAAAGCCCGCTACCAGTCTGTATCTAAGCCCAGTGGCCTACTGCTAGTACAAGGCAGCTCACAGTCTGTGGACCAATCCAGCACCCAACAACCAGCCCAAGCCAGCTCCCAGCCTGTGGACCATTCCAGCACACAACCAGCCCAAGACAGCTCACAATCTGTGGTCCAGTCAGGTAGCCTGTCATCAGCCCAAGCCCAATACCAGTCTGTGgaccagcccagtggcctgctgcTAGCACAAGACAGCTCCCAGTCTGTGGACCAGTCCAACACCCAACAACCAGACCAAGCCAGCTCCCAGTCTGTGGATCAGTCAAGCACCCAACAACCAGCCCAAGACAGCTCACAATCTGAGGTCCAGTCAGGTAGCCTGTCATCAGCCCAAGCCCCTTACCAGTATGtgtcccagcccagtggcccGCTGCTAGAAGTCAGCTCACAGCCTCTGGACCAGTCCATCACCCAACAACCAGCCCAAGACAGCTCACAATCTGtgtcccagcccagtggcctgctgcTAGTAGAAGTCAGCTCACACCCTCTGGACCAGTCCATCACCCAACAACCGGCCCAAGACAGCTCACTATCTGTGTCCCAGCCTAGTGGCATGCTGCTAGTACAAGGCAGCTCACAGTCTGTGGACCAGTCCAGCACACAGCAACCTACCCAAGCCAGCTCACAGCCTGTGGACCAGTCCAGCACACAACCAGCCCAAGCCAGCTCACAATCTGTGATCCAGTCAGGTAGCCTGTCATCAGACCAAGCCCCTTACCAGTATGTGTCCAAGCCCAGTGGCTTGCTGTCAGCACAAACCCATTACCAGTCTGTGGACCAGCCCAGTGTCTTGCTGTCAGCACAAGCCCGCTACCAGGCTGTATCTAAACCCAGTGGCCTGAAGCTGCCACAAGTCCGTTACCAGTCCATATCTCTGCCCAGCAGTCTGCAGTCAGCACAAGCCCGTTACCAGTCCAtatcccagcccagtggcctgaagGTGGCACAAGCCAGCTCACCGTCTGTGTACCAGTCCAAACCTCAACAAACTGCCCTAGCAAGTTTTCAATCTGTGGCCCACTCAGGTAGCCTGTCATCAGCCCAAGCCCCTTACCAGTATGTGTCCAAGCCCAGTGGCTTGCTGTCAGCACAAGCCCGCTACCAGTCTGTATCTAAACCCAGTGGCCTGAAGCTGCCACAAGTCCGTTACCAGTCCATATCCCAGCCTAGTGGTCTGCAGTCAGCACAAGCCCGCTACCAGTCCATATCTCAGCCCAGCAGTCTGCAGTCAGCACAAGCCCGTTACCAGTCTCtgtcccagcccagtggcctgaagGTGGCACAAGCCAGCTCACTGTCTGTGGACCAGTCCAAACCTCAACAACCTGCCCAAGTCAGTACCCAATCTGTGGTCCAGTCAGGTAGCCTGTCATCAGCCCAAGCCCGTAACCAGTATGTGTCCCAGCCCAGTGGTCTGCAGTCAGCACAAACCCGTTACCAGTCTGTGgaccagcccagtggcctgaagCTTGCAGAAGCCCGTTACCAGTCCATATCCCAGCCGAGTGGCCTGAAGGTGGCACAAGCCAGCTCACTGTCTGTGGACCAGTCCGAACCTCAACAACCTGCCCAAGCCAGTTCCCAATCTGTGGTCCAGTCAGGTAGCCTGTCATCAGCCCAAGCCCGTAACCAGTATGTGTCCCAGCCCAGTGGTCTGCAGTCAGCACAAGCCCGCTACCAGTCCATATCTCAGCCCAGCAGTCTGCAGTCATCACAAGCCCGTTACCAGTCTCtgtcccagcccagtggcctgaagCTGGCACAAGCCACCTCGCAGTTTGTGGACCAGTCTAACATGCAACAACAAGCCCATGTCCGCTACCAGTCTGTATCTAAACCCAGTGGCCTGAAGGTGGCACAAGCCAGCTCACTGTCTGTGGACCAGTCCAAACCTCAACAACCTGCCCAAGCCAGTTCCCAATCTGTGGTCCACTCAGGTAGCCTGTCATCAGCCCAAGCCCGTTACCAGTCTCtgtcccagcccagtggcctgaagCTGGCACAAGCCACCTCACAGTTTGTGGACCAGTCTAACATGCAACAAACAGCCCAAGTCCGTTACCAGTCTGTCGTCCAGTCAGGTAGCCTGCCATCTGCGCACGCCCGTTACCAATCTGTGTTCCGGAGCCCTGGTTTCCATGTCTTTCCTATCCCAGAGCAATCTAGCCTTGGTTCCAAACCTCTGGGACAGCCCAGCAATGTACCTCTTCACGCTATGAGTCTGCAGTCTGTCCAGCCTGACTTCCAAGATTTAACACCTCTGCAGACTACTCAAAACCAACGTCTCTCTCCAGGCATATTGAGGTTGTTGCAACAAGTGAAGTCATAG
- the LOC137084059 gene encoding fap1 adhesin-like isoform X2, with product MEGTTSRLLSFSLALLSLCVCSHIGSVSGFVRSGYPIYYGAGTGFPMQADVKPRSSYSSWYGIKVPSPISPQSSMELTSSAEEVKGGYTSVSYSPQNGSSGFGPVTDLYKPGSDSDARSQLHGSLSLAGSGSLVSGSVATAVGPSMSSESLPEPAKLHYQTAEQPVVHSNESVASSSQQLLQNGSQSSGPLVQVRYQAATHPIIKPQRSRLQFGANLLSDTRPVHFPSATYVKALQQINETSQPNYQLGQVSYGSGLVPLLSGQQLVQSGYGSMVPPNDVQQAQALNQLVAQPSIQLSRQASSQNSEQVISNSMEQSSGLPLAQVSSQSVDQSSTQQPAQDSSQSVSQPSGLLLLQGSSQPVDQSSTQQPVQASSQSVDLSSTQQPAQDSSQSVSQPIGLLLVQGSSQPVDQSNTHQPAQASSQSVVQSGSLSSAQVRYQYVSQPSGLLPAQARYQSVFKPSGLTLAQARYQSISQPSGMLSAQTHYQSVDQPSVLQPAQARYQSVFKPSGLKFAQARYQSISQPSGLLSAQTRYQSVDQPSGLKLAEARYQSISQPSSLQSAQARYQSISQPSGLLSAQTRYQSVDQPSGLKLAEARYQSISQPSGLLSAHTRYQSVDQPSSLKLAQARYQYVSRPSGLLSAKARYQSVSKPSGLLLVQGSSQSVDQSSTQQPAQASSQPVDHSSTQPAQDSSQSVVQSGSLSSAQAQYQSVDQPSGLLLAQDSSQSVDQSNTQQPDQASSQSVDQSSTQQPAQDSSQSEVQSGSLSSAQAPYQYVSQPSGPLLEVSSQPLDQSITQQPAQDSSQSVSQPSGLLLVEVSSHPLDQSITQQPAQDSSLSVSQPSGMLLVQGSSQSVDQSSTQQPTQASSQPVDQSSTQPAQASSQSVIQSGSLSSDQAPYQYVSKPSGLLSAQTHYQSVDQPSVLLSAQARYQAVSKPSGLKLPQVRYQSISLPSSLQSAQARYQSISQPSGLKVAQASSPSVYQSKPQQTALASFQSVAHSGSLSSAQAPYQYVSKPSGLLSAQARYQSVSKPSGLKLPQVRYQSISQPSGLQSAQARYQSISQPSSLQSAQARYQSLSQPSGLKVAQASSLSVDQSKPQQPAQVSTQSVVQSGSLSSAQARNQYVSQPSGLQSAQARYQSISQPSSLQSSQARYQSLSQPSGLKLAQATSQFVDQSNMQQQAHVRYQSVSKPSGLKVAQASSLSVDQSKPQQPAQASSQSVVHSGSLSSAQARYQSLSQPSGLKLAQATSQFVDQSNMQQTAQVRYQSVVQSGSLPSAHARYQSVFRSPGFHVFPIPEQSSLGSKPLGQPSNVPLHAMSLQSVQPDFQDLTPLQTTQNQRLSPGILRLLQQVKS from the exons ATGGAGGGTACCACTAGCCGACTATTAAG TTTTTCTCTGGCACTTCTCAGTCTTTGTGTCTGTAGCCATATTGGAAGTG TTAGTGGCTTTGTCAGGAGTGGCTATCCCATATACTATGGGGCTGGTACTGGTTTTCCCATGCAGGCTGATGTGAAACCACGAAGTTCCTACAGTTCCTGGTATGGCATTAAAGTACCAAGTCCCATTAGTCCTCAAAGTTCCATGGAATTAACTTCTAGTGCTGAAGAAGTTAAGGGTGGTTATACCAGTGTAAGCTATAGTCCTCAAAATGGCTCTTCTGGTTTTGGACCAGTGACTGATTTATATAAGCCTGGTTCTGACTCTGATGCTAGAAGCCAACTTCATGGATCTCTATCTTTGGCTGGTAGTGGCAGTCTTGTTTCTGGTTCTGTGGCCACTGCAGTGGGCCCAAGTATGAGCAGTGAGTCTCTACCCGAGCCAGCAAAGCTCCACTATCAAACTGCAGAACAGCCTGTAGTACACAGTAATGAGTCTGTGGCATCTAGCAGCCAGCAACTATTGCAGAACGGTTCCCAGTCCAGTGGTCCATTAGTGCAAGTCCGCTACCAGGCTGCAACGCATCCCATTATAAAGCCTCAGAGAAGTAGACTTCAATTTGGTGCCAACTTGCTTTCTGATACCAGGCCAGTCCATTTTCCAAGTGCTACCTATGTCAAGGCTTTGCAGCAAATAAATGAGACCTCACAACCCAACTATCAATTAGGACAAGTCAGTTATGGGTCTGGACTTGTGCCATTGCTCAGTGGCCAGCAACTAGTGCAGTCAGGCTATGGTTCCATGGTTCCGCCCAATGATGTGCAACAAGCACAGGCACTAAACCAACTTGTGGCTCAGCCCAGCATCCAACTATCACGTCAAGCAAGCAGCCAGAACTCTGAGCAAGTTATTTCAAACTCCATGGAACAGTCCAGTGGCCTACCTCTAGCACAAGTCAGCTCCCAGTCTGTGGATCAGTCTAGCACCCAACAACCAGCCCAAGACAGCTCACAATCTGtgtcccagcccagtggcctgctgcTATTACAAGGCAGCTCACAGCCTGTGGACCAGTCCAGCACCCAACAACCAGTCCAAGCCAGCTCCCAGTCTGTGGATCTGTCTAGCACCCAACAACCAGCCCAAGACAGCTCACAATCTGTGTCCCAGCCCATTGGCCTGCTGCTAGTACAAGGCAGCTCACAGCCTGTGGACCAGTCCAACACCCACCAACCAGCCCAAGCCAGCTCACAATCTGTGGTCCAGTCAGGTAGCCTGTCGTCAGCCCAAGTCCGTTACCAGTATGTGTCCCAGCCCAGTGGCTTGCTGCCAGCACAAGCCCGCTACCAGTCTGTATTTAAGCCCAGTGGCCTGACGCTTGCACAAGCCCGTTACCAGTCCATATCCCAGCCCAGTGGCATGCTGTCAGCACAAACCCATTACCAGTCTGTGGACCAGCCCAGTGTCTTGCAGCCAGCACAAGCCCGCTACCAGTCTGTGTTTAAGCCCAGTGGCCTGAAGTTTGCACAAGCCCGTTACCAGTCCAtatcccagcccagtggcctgctgtCAGCACAAACCCGTTACCAGTCTGTGgaccagcccagtggcctgaagCTTGCAGAAGCCCGTTACCAGTCCATATCTCAGCCCAGCAGTCTGCAGTCAGCACAAGCCCGTTACCAGTCCAtatcccagcccagtggcctgctgtCAGCACAAACCCGTTACCAGTCTGTGgaccagcccagtggcctgaagCTTGCAGAAGCCCGTTACCAGTCCATATCCCAGCCGAGTGGCCTGCTGTCAGCACATACCCGTTACCAGTCTGTGGACCAGCCCAGTAGCCTGAAGCTGGCACAAGCTCGTTACCAGTATGTGTCTCGGCCCAGTGGCTTGCTGTCAGCAAAAGCCCGCTACCAGTCTGTATCTAAGCCCAGTGGCCTACTGCTAGTACAAGGCAGCTCACAGTCTGTGGACCAATCCAGCACCCAACAACCAGCCCAAGCCAGCTCCCAGCCTGTGGACCATTCCAGCACACAACCAGCCCAAGACAGCTCACAATCTGTGGTCCAGTCAGGTAGCCTGTCATCAGCCCAAGCCCAATACCAGTCTGTGgaccagcccagtggcctgctgcTAGCACAAGACAGCTCCCAGTCTGTGGACCAGTCCAACACCCAACAACCAGACCAAGCCAGCTCCCAGTCTGTGGATCAGTCAAGCACCCAACAACCAGCCCAAGACAGCTCACAATCTGAGGTCCAGTCAGGTAGCCTGTCATCAGCCCAAGCCCCTTACCAGTATGtgtcccagcccagtggcccGCTGCTAGAAGTCAGCTCACAGCCTCTGGACCAGTCCATCACCCAACAACCAGCCCAAGACAGCTCACAATCTGtgtcccagcccagtggcctgctgcTAGTAGAAGTCAGCTCACACCCTCTGGACCAGTCCATCACCCAACAACCGGCCCAAGACAGCTCACTATCTGTGTCCCAGCCTAGTGGCATGCTGCTAGTACAAGGCAGCTCACAGTCTGTGGACCAGTCCAGCACACAGCAACCTACCCAAGCCAGCTCACAGCCTGTGGACCAGTCCAGCACACAACCAGCCCAAGCCAGCTCACAATCTGTGATCCAGTCAGGTAGCCTGTCATCAGACCAAGCCCCTTACCAGTATGTGTCCAAGCCCAGTGGCTTGCTGTCAGCACAAACCCATTACCAGTCTGTGGACCAGCCCAGTGTCTTGCTGTCAGCACAAGCCCGCTACCAGGCTGTATCTAAACCCAGTGGCCTGAAGCTGCCACAAGTCCGTTACCAGTCCATATCTCTGCCCAGCAGTCTGCAGTCAGCACAAGCCCGTTACCAGTCCAtatcccagcccagtggcctgaagGTGGCACAAGCCAGCTCACCGTCTGTGTACCAGTCCAAACCTCAACAAACTGCCCTAGCAAGTTTTCAATCTGTGGCCCACTCAGGTAGCCTGTCATCAGCCCAAGCCCCTTACCAGTATGTGTCCAAGCCCAGTGGCTTGCTGTCAGCACAAGCCCGCTACCAGTCTGTATCTAAACCCAGTGGCCTGAAGCTGCCACAAGTCCGTTACCAGTCCATATCCCAGCCTAGTGGTCTGCAGTCAGCACAAGCCCGCTACCAGTCCATATCTCAGCCCAGCAGTCTGCAGTCAGCACAAGCCCGTTACCAGTCTCtgtcccagcccagtggcctgaagGTGGCACAAGCCAGCTCACTGTCTGTGGACCAGTCCAAACCTCAACAACCTGCCCAAGTCAGTACCCAATCTGTGGTCCAGTCAG GTAGCCTGTCATCAGCCCAAGCCCGTAACCAGTATGTGTCCCAGCCCAGTGGTCTGCAGTCAGCACAAGCCCGCTACCAGTCCATATCTCAGCCCAGCAGTCTGCAGTCATCACAAGCCCGTTACCAGTCTCtgtcccagcccagtggcctgaagCTGGCACAAGCCACCTCGCAGTTTGTGGACCAGTCTAACATGCAACAACAAGCCCATGTCCGCTACCAGTCTGTATCTAAACCCAGTGGCCTGAAGGTGGCACAAGCCAGCTCACTGTCTGTGGACCAGTCCAAACCTCAACAACCTGCCCAAGCCAGTTCCCAATCTGTGGTCCACTCAGGTAGCCTGTCATCAGCCCAAGCCCGTTACCAGTCTCtgtcccagcccagtggcctgaagCTGGCACAAGCCACCTCACAGTTTGTGGACCAGTCTAACATGCAACAAACAGCCCAAGTCCGTTACCAGTCTGTCGTCCAGTCAGGTAGCCTGCCATCTGCGCACGCCCGTTACCAATCTGTGTTCCGGAGCCCTGGTTTCCATGTCTTTCCTATCCCAGAGCAATCTAGCCTTGGTTCCAAACCTCTGGGACAGCCCAGCAATGTACCTCTTCACGCTATGAGTCTGCAGTCTGTCCAGCCTGACTTCCAAGATTTAACACCTCTGCAGACTACTCAAAACCAACGTCTCTCTCCAGGCATATTGAGGTTGTTGCAACAAGTGAAGTCATAG